From Vibrio crassostreae, one genomic window encodes:
- a CDS encoding Na(+)-translocating NADH-quinone reductase subunit C — MASNNDSIKKTLFVVIALSLVCSIIVSTAAVVLKPKQQANAVLDQQTKILEVAGIELAGNIPALYAENIEPRLVDFATGDFVDGDAAAYDQRKAAKDPAQSIKLSAEDDIAKIIRRANTGTVYLVKDGAETSKVIIPVHGNGLWSMMYAFVAVETDGNTVSGITYYEQGETPGLGGEVENPTWRAQFVGKKLFDENHKPAIQVVKGGAPQGSEHGVDGLSGATLTSVGVQHTFDFWLGDMGFGPFLAKVRDGGLN; from the coding sequence ATGGCAAGTAATAACGATAGCATTAAAAAGACGCTGTTTGTTGTTATCGCATTGAGCTTAGTGTGCTCAATCATCGTTTCAACAGCTGCAGTTGTTCTTAAACCTAAGCAACAAGCTAACGCGGTTCTGGATCAGCAAACTAAGATCCTTGAAGTTGCGGGCATTGAACTTGCGGGTAACATTCCAGCACTGTACGCAGAGAACATTGAACCTCGTCTAGTTGATTTCGCTACTGGTGATTTCGTTGACGGCGATGCTGCTGCATACGACCAACGTAAAGCGGCAAAAGATCCAGCTCAGTCAATTAAGCTTTCAGCTGAAGATGACATCGCTAAGATCATTCGTCGTGCTAACACAGGTACTGTATACCTTGTGAAAGATGGCGCTGAAACTTCTAAAGTTATCATCCCTGTTCACGGTAACGGTCTATGGTCAATGATGTACGCATTCGTTGCGGTAGAAACTGATGGCAACACAGTTTCTGGTATCACTTACTACGAGCAAGGTGAAACTCCTGGACTTGGTGGTGAAGTTGAGAACCCAACTTGGCGCGCTCAATTCGTTGGTAAGAAATTATTCGACGAAAACCACAAACCTGCTATTCAGGTTGTTAAAGGTGGCGCTCCTCAAGGTTCTGAGCACGGTGTAGATGGCCTTTCTGGTGCAACACTGACTAGCGTTGGTGTTCAACATACATTTGACTTCTGGTTAGGTGATATGGGCTTTGGTCCGTTCCTAGCAAAAGTTCGTGACGGAGGTCTGAACTAA
- a CDS encoding NADH:ubiquinone reductase (Na(+)-transporting) subunit D, with protein MSSAKEIKKSILAPVLDNNPIALQVLGVCSALAVTTKLETAFVMTIAVMFVTALSNFFVSLIRNHIPNSVRIIVQMAIIASLVIVVDQVLKAYLYDISKQLSVFVGLIITNCIVMGRAEAFAMKSAPIPSLIDGLGNGLGYGFVLITVGFFRELLGSGKLFGMEVLPLVSNGGWYQPNGLMLLAPSAFFLIGFLIWAIRVFKPEQVEAKG; from the coding sequence ATGTCTAGTGCAAAAGAAATTAAAAAGAGCATCTTAGCGCCGGTGTTGGACAACAACCCAATCGCGCTACAGGTTCTTGGTGTGTGTTCTGCTCTTGCGGTAACCACTAAGCTAGAAACAGCATTTGTTATGACTATCGCGGTAATGTTCGTTACTGCTCTGTCTAACTTCTTCGTTTCTTTGATCCGTAACCACATTCCTAACAGTGTGCGTATCATCGTTCAGATGGCAATCATCGCATCATTAGTAATCGTGGTAGACCAAGTGCTTAAAGCATACCTATACGATATCTCTAAGCAGCTATCTGTATTCGTAGGCCTAATCATTACTAACTGTATTGTAATGGGTCGTGCTGAAGCATTCGCAATGAAGTCTGCGCCAATCCCATCTCTAATCGATGGTCTTGGTAACGGTCTTGGTTACGGTTTCGTTCTTATCACTGTTGGTTTCTTCCGTGAGCTTCTAGGCTCTGGCAAACTATTTGGTATGGAAGTACTACCTCTAGTGAGCAACGGTGGTTGGTATCAGCCAAACGGCTTGATGCTTCTAGCACCTTCTGCATTCTTCCTAATTGGTTTCTTGATTTGGGCAATTCGTGTGTTCAAACCAGAACAAGTAGAAGCGAAGGGGTAA
- the nqrE gene encoding NADH:ubiquinone reductase (Na(+)-transporting) subunit E, with amino-acid sequence MEHYISLLVKSIFIENMALSFFLGMCTFLAVSKKVKTSFGLGVAVVVVLTIAVPVNNLVYTHILKENALVEGVDLSFLNFIAFIGVIAALVQILEMVLDRFFPPLYNALGIFLPLITVNCAIFGGVSFMVTRDYNFAESVVYGFGSGVGWMLAIVALAGIREKMKYSDVPPGLRGLGITFITVGLMALGFMSFSGVQL; translated from the coding sequence ATGGAACATTATATTAGTCTGCTAGTTAAATCGATTTTCATCGAAAACATGGCGCTTTCTTTCTTCCTAGGTATGTGTACATTCCTAGCGGTATCTAAGAAAGTTAAAACTTCTTTTGGTCTTGGTGTTGCGGTAGTTGTAGTACTTACAATCGCTGTTCCTGTAAACAACCTTGTTTACACGCACATCCTAAAAGAAAACGCGCTTGTTGAAGGTGTCGATTTAAGTTTCCTTAACTTCATCGCATTCATCGGTGTTATCGCGGCACTTGTACAAATCCTAGAGATGGTTCTAGACCGTTTCTTCCCACCTTTGTACAACGCACTAGGTATCTTCCTTCCACTGATCACAGTTAACTGTGCAATCTTTGGTGGTGTATCTTTCATGGTAACTCGTGACTACAACTTTGCTGAATCTGTTGTTTACGGCTTCGGTTCTGGTGTGGGTTGGATGTTAGCTATCGTTGCTCTTGCGGGTATCCGTGAGAAGATGAAGTACTCTGACGTTCCTCCAGGTCTTCGTGGCCTTGGTATCACGTTCATTACTGTTGGTCTGATGGCGTTAGGCTTTATGTCTTTCTCTGGTGTTCAACTGTAG
- the nqrF gene encoding NADH:ubiquinone reductase (Na(+)-transporting) subunit F, with product MQSIILGVAMFTIIVLALVLVILFAKSKLVPSGDITIAVNGDPEKAIVTQPGSKLLGALAGAGIFVSSACGGGGSCGQCRVKVKSGGGDILPTELDHITKGEAREGERLACQVAMKTDMEIELDEDIFGVKKWECTVISNNNEATFIKELALAIPEGEEVPFRAGGYIQIEAEPHHVKYADYDIPEEYRGDWDKFNLFRYESIVKEHSIRAYSMASYPEEKGIIKLNVRIATPPPNNPDVAPGVMSSYIWSLKEGDKCTISGPFGEFFAKDTDNEMVFIGGGAGMAPMRSHIFDQLKRLNSTRKMSYWYGARSKREMFYIEDFDGLAAANENFVWHCALSDPQPEDNWDGYTGFIHNVLYENYLKDHEAPEDCEYYMCGPPMMNAAVIGMLKDLGVEDENILLDDFGG from the coding sequence ATGCAAAGCATTATTCTTGGCGTAGCGATGTTTACCATTATTGTATTGGCTCTAGTACTAGTGATTCTTTTCGCTAAGTCTAAGCTAGTACCATCAGGTGACATCACTATTGCTGTAAACGGCGACCCTGAAAAGGCGATCGTTACTCAACCTGGTAGCAAGCTACTTGGTGCCCTAGCTGGCGCTGGTATCTTCGTATCTTCTGCTTGTGGTGGCGGTGGCTCTTGTGGTCAGTGTCGTGTAAAAGTTAAGTCTGGTGGTGGCGACATCCTTCCAACTGAACTTGATCACATCACAAAAGGTGAAGCTCGCGAAGGCGAACGTCTTGCATGTCAAGTTGCTATGAAAACTGACATGGAGATTGAACTAGACGAAGATATCTTTGGTGTTAAAAAGTGGGAATGTACTGTTATCTCGAATAACAACGAAGCTACTTTCATCAAAGAACTTGCTCTAGCGATCCCTGAAGGTGAAGAAGTTCCGTTCCGCGCGGGTGGTTACATTCAGATTGAAGCTGAACCACATCACGTGAAATACGCAGATTACGATATTCCTGAGGAATACCGTGGTGACTGGGATAAGTTCAACTTGTTCCGTTACGAGTCTATCGTTAAAGAGCACTCGATCCGTGCTTACTCTATGGCTTCATACCCAGAAGAGAAAGGCATCATCAAGCTTAACGTGCGTATCGCAACTCCGCCGCCAAACAACCCTGACGTAGCTCCTGGTGTGATGTCTTCATACATCTGGTCTCTTAAAGAAGGCGACAAATGTACTATTTCTGGTCCATTTGGTGAGTTCTTTGCTAAAGACACAGACAATGAAATGGTATTCATCGGTGGTGGTGCAGGTATGGCGCCAATGCGTTCACATATCTTCGACCAACTTAAGCGTCTTAACTCTACTCGTAAGATGTCTTACTGGTACGGTGCACGTTCTAAGCGTGAGATGTTCTACATTGAAGATTTCGATGGCCTAGCGGCTGCAAACGAGAACTTCGTGTGGCACTGTGCTCTGTCTGATCCTCAACCAGAGGACAACTGGGACGGTTACACAGGTTTCATCCATAACGTATTGTACGAAAACTACCTGAAGGATCACGAAGCTCCTGAAGATTGTGAGTACTACATGTGTGGTCCACCAATGATGAACGCGGCTGTTATCGGCATGCTGAAAGATCTTGGTGTAGAAGATGAAAACATCCTACTAGATGACTTCGGTGGTTAA
- a CDS encoding FAD:protein FMN transferase produces MRIWLVALTSLIFLAGCDQAREQVHLSGPTMGTSYNIKYINGDEFPESNEVHTEIDRLLEEVNDQMSTYREDSELSRFNQHKGADAFEVSEQTAIVVKEAIRLNGLTEGALDVTVGPLVNLWGFGPEARPEVVPSDEELAARKAKVGIHHLSVEGNKLTKDLPNLYVDLSTIAKGWGVDVVADYLDSIGIHNYMVEVGGEIRLKGLNRESVGWRIAIEKPSIDERNIQEIIEPGDMAIATSGDYRNYFERDGVRYSHIINPETGKPLHHKVVSVTVLNPSSMTADGLSTGLMVLGEEKGMEVANQHNIPVFMVVKTADGFKEIASEAFKPYLGK; encoded by the coding sequence GTGAGAATTTGGCTTGTTGCATTAACTTCTTTGATTTTTCTTGCGGGCTGTGATCAGGCAAGAGAGCAAGTGCATTTAAGTGGCCCAACAATGGGTACCAGTTACAATATTAAATATATCAATGGTGATGAATTTCCTGAATCTAATGAAGTTCATACTGAGATCGATCGTCTACTTGAAGAAGTGAATGATCAAATGTCGACTTACCGTGAAGATTCAGAGCTGAGCCGTTTCAATCAACACAAAGGTGCGGACGCATTCGAAGTATCTGAACAAACTGCTATCGTTGTGAAAGAAGCCATTCGTTTGAACGGTCTTACTGAAGGTGCGTTGGATGTTACGGTTGGCCCATTAGTTAATCTTTGGGGTTTTGGTCCTGAAGCGCGTCCGGAAGTCGTTCCATCAGATGAAGAACTTGCTGCTCGTAAAGCTAAGGTTGGTATTCACCACTTGAGCGTTGAAGGCAACAAGCTAACTAAAGACTTGCCTAATTTGTATGTCGACCTGTCAACTATTGCAAAAGGTTGGGGCGTTGATGTTGTTGCTGATTACCTTGATTCAATTGGTATTCACAACTACATGGTTGAAGTAGGCGGTGAAATCCGTTTGAAAGGCCTAAACCGTGAAAGTGTAGGCTGGCGTATTGCCATCGAAAAGCCAAGTATTGACGAACGTAACATCCAAGAGATCATCGAGCCTGGTGATATGGCGATCGCAACGTCTGGTGACTACCGCAACTATTTTGAGCGTGATGGTGTTCGTTACTCACACATCATCAACCCAGAAACAGGAAAGCCTCTTCATCATAAAGTGGTTTCTGTGACTGTTTTAAACCCGTCTTCAATGACTGCAGACGGCTTATCTACTGGCCTTATGGTCTTAGGTGAGGAAAAAGGAATGGAAGTCGCAAACCAGCATAACATCCCAGTGTTCATGGTGGTAAAAACAGCAGATGGCTTTAAAGAAATTGCTTCTGAAGCATTTAAGCCATACTTAGGTAAATAA
- the nqrM gene encoding (Na+)-NQR maturation NqrM, translating to MNTFLITFGVFLAVIAAMSIGYIIQKKVVKGSCGGLGAVGIDKVCNCPEPCDARKKREAREAYREEKLAERQQKEAAWSKDRIA from the coding sequence ATGAATACATTTCTGATTACATTTGGTGTTTTTCTTGCAGTAATCGCAGCGATGTCAATTGGCTACATTATCCAAAAGAAAGTTGTGAAAGGTAGCTGTGGTGGCTTAGGTGCTGTTGGTATTGATAAAGTATGTAACTGCCCTGAACCTTGCGACGCGCGTAAGAAGCGTGAAGCACGTGAAGCTTACCGTGAAGAGAAGCTGGCTGAGCGCCAACAAAAAGAAGCGGCTTGGAGTAAAGACCGTATCGCTTAA
- a CDS encoding response regulator produces MSEKILVVEDSRAFRNYLYQQLKNSGYEVALAESIAEAKNILEQETDFLCAVLDYCLPDGQDGEIIDLVLGYQQKIIVLTGMFDNQLREQVLAKGVIDYILKDSMSSVSYLLPLVQRISNNRHHKALVVDDSAVVRRYIAQLLEHQYIQTIQAEDGEQALKLLHNDPDITFVVTDHDMPNKDGIAMIREIRRDHDRNQLAILGLSGSDDRTMTARFLKAGANDFLYKPFNQEEFFCRIHQLLDMKEAANELFRHANEDALTGLWNRRYLFNHPCKGCDQRNIAMMDIDFFKKVNDTFGHDGGDAVLIDVGKIIKDHFKDDVAVRFGGEEFCIQSCGAFESFVDNLESMREAIESHVVEHDSQRIKVSISIGVTDLDAKLDEQIKAADELLYTAKEQGRNQLVFARNSMQIEQ; encoded by the coding sequence GTGAGTGAAAAAATACTAGTGGTGGAAGATAGCCGAGCATTCCGCAACTACCTGTACCAACAGCTTAAAAATAGCGGTTATGAGGTCGCACTTGCTGAATCTATTGCAGAAGCAAAAAACATCTTGGAACAAGAGACGGATTTCTTGTGTGCCGTATTAGATTACTGCTTACCTGACGGGCAAGACGGTGAGATCATTGATCTCGTATTAGGCTATCAACAGAAAATAATTGTTCTTACCGGGATGTTCGACAATCAACTGCGAGAGCAAGTCCTAGCAAAAGGCGTTATTGACTACATACTTAAAGACAGTATGTCATCAGTAAGCTACCTACTCCCTCTGGTTCAAAGAATTTCGAATAATCGCCACCACAAAGCATTGGTTGTCGATGATTCAGCGGTTGTTCGCCGTTACATAGCTCAACTTCTAGAACACCAATATATCCAAACTATCCAAGCCGAAGACGGCGAACAAGCATTAAAGCTTCTTCATAACGATCCCGATATTACATTCGTTGTTACAGACCATGATATGCCGAACAAAGACGGTATAGCGATGATCCGTGAAATTCGACGCGATCACGATAGAAACCAGTTGGCTATTTTAGGGCTATCAGGTAGCGATGACCGCACCATGACAGCGCGATTCCTTAAAGCGGGTGCTAACGATTTCCTTTACAAGCCTTTTAACCAAGAAGAGTTTTTCTGCCGTATCCATCAACTGCTTGATATGAAAGAAGCGGCCAATGAGCTATTTCGACATGCCAACGAGGATGCTCTTACTGGCTTATGGAATCGTCGCTACCTGTTTAATCATCCTTGTAAGGGCTGCGATCAACGAAACATCGCGATGATGGATATCGACTTCTTTAAGAAAGTGAATGATACCTTTGGCCACGATGGTGGTGATGCCGTGCTGATCGATGTAGGGAAAATCATCAAAGATCATTTCAAAGACGATGTCGCTGTGCGCTTCGGTGGTGAAGAGTTTTGTATTCAGTCATGCGGTGCATTTGAGAGCTTTGTTGACAACTTAGAGTCCATGAGAGAAGCCATTGAAAGCCATGTTGTTGAGCATGACTCTCAAAGAATCAAGGTCAGTATTAGCATCGGCGTAACCGATTTAGACGCCAAGTTAGATGAGCAGATCAAAGCCGCTGATGAGCTTCTTTATACGGCAAAAGAACAAGGTAGGAATCAGCTAGTGTTTGCGCGTAACAGCATGCAAATCGAACAATAG
- the dinB gene encoding DNA polymerase IV: MCSAGEEKIRKIIHVDMDCFYAAVEMRDNPAYRNRPLAVGGHEKQRGVLSTCNYEARKFGVRSAMPTGKALQLCPNLLVVPGRMSVYVEISKKIREIFSRYTSVIEPLSLDEAFLDVTDSTQCHGSATLIAESIRRDIWNELNLTASAGIAPIKFLAKVASDLNKPNGQFVIPPQDVQSVIDELPLEKIPGVGKVSIEKLHQAGFFTCKDIKESDYRDLLLKFGRQGASLWKRSHGIDDREVIIERERKSVGVERTFTQNISTYAECWQVIEDKLFPELETRLEKASPTKAIIKQGIKLKFADFQQTTIEHIHASLDREHFKELLSEILKRQQGREIRLLGLSVMLQPKDQMRQLSFF, encoded by the coding sequence ATGTGTAGCGCAGGCGAAGAGAAAATAAGAAAAATAATTCATGTCGATATGGATTGTTTTTATGCGGCTGTAGAAATGCGTGATAACCCTGCTTACCGAAATCGCCCGTTAGCTGTTGGTGGGCATGAGAAGCAACGCGGTGTTTTGAGCACATGTAATTATGAAGCCCGCAAGTTTGGTGTTCGCTCTGCAATGCCGACCGGAAAAGCGCTACAGCTTTGTCCTAATCTATTGGTTGTGCCGGGAAGAATGTCGGTCTATGTCGAGATATCTAAAAAGATTCGTGAAATATTCTCTCGATACACGTCTGTCATAGAGCCTCTTTCCTTAGATGAAGCGTTTCTTGATGTCACCGATTCTACGCAGTGTCATGGTTCAGCAACACTTATTGCTGAGTCGATTCGCCGTGATATCTGGAATGAACTCAACCTGACCGCTTCGGCTGGCATTGCCCCGATCAAGTTCTTAGCCAAAGTTGCCTCGGATCTGAATAAGCCCAATGGTCAGTTTGTTATCCCTCCACAAGACGTACAATCAGTGATTGATGAGTTGCCACTAGAAAAGATTCCCGGTGTCGGCAAGGTGAGCATTGAAAAGCTGCATCAAGCAGGTTTCTTTACTTGTAAGGATATTAAAGAGTCTGACTATCGAGACCTCCTACTCAAGTTTGGCCGTCAAGGTGCATCACTCTGGAAGCGCAGTCATGGCATTGATGATCGAGAAGTTATCATCGAGCGCGAGCGAAAATCGGTAGGCGTAGAGCGCACCTTCACTCAAAATATTTCAACTTACGCTGAATGTTGGCAGGTAATCGAAGACAAGCTATTTCCTGAACTCGAAACTCGCTTAGAAAAAGCCAGCCCAACTAAAGCGATCATCAAGCAGGGAATCAAACTCAAGTTCGCCGACTTTCAGCAAACCACGATTGAACATATCCACGCCTCTTTAGATCGTGAACACTTCAAAGAACTGCTAAGTGAAATACTGAAAAGACAACAGGGGCGAGAGATACGTCTGCTTGGTTTAAGCGTAATGCTGCAACCCAAAGACCAAATGCGTCAGTTGAGTTTCTTTTAG
- a CDS encoding RecQ family ATP-dependent DNA helicase has product MIEQKLKQVFGFDSLRNGQKQVIDNVLSGHSTAAIFPTGSGKSLCYQLPALELPHLTLVISPLLALMKDQLAFLHSKGISAAAIESSQDRQTTQQVMQSVRNGDTKILMISVERLKNERFRQFISQVPISLLVVDEAHCISEWGHNFRPDYLKLPQYQKQLNIPQVLLLTATATTSVIQDMKSKFEIDEERVVVTGFYRQNLDLSIQPCEQTSKLETLCNVVNQASLAPTIVYVTLQQTAEMVAQQLRNAGVNAVAYHAGLKPENRDAIQHQFMNDEVSCIVATIAFGMGVDKSNIRRVIHFDLPKSIENYSQEIGRAGRDGQASECILLANKHGLSTLENFVFGDTPDNISIQAVLKEIYENQNIGASGWNQWEIMLNQLSRESNIRQLPLKTLLVYLEIEGVIEPKYSYFADYKFKFIRPKQQITEQFQSERRQFVEAIFQCSPQARVWCQVDFDALWTHFQADRQRVIAAIDYFNEQGWIELESKQITDVYAIHNTSEDMMQLSERLTELFKVKENSEINRLNQMLSFFEADTCLSSRLASYFADDKAPANCGHCSVCRGEVAILPTVDVEPVDDETVMTWIHEFISTSQQLITDEAITRFLCGIATPLSTKLKASKMVGYGKLEQQPFSDTLARVKQLPR; this is encoded by the coding sequence TGTTATCAATTACCAGCATTAGAATTGCCGCACTTAACCTTAGTGATATCACCGCTGTTAGCCTTGATGAAAGACCAACTGGCTTTCCTGCACAGTAAAGGCATTAGCGCAGCTGCAATCGAATCAAGCCAAGACAGACAAACCACACAACAGGTCATGCAGTCGGTACGTAACGGCGACACAAAGATCCTCATGATCTCCGTTGAACGCTTGAAGAACGAGCGCTTTCGTCAGTTTATCTCTCAAGTGCCGATCTCACTGCTTGTGGTCGATGAAGCGCACTGTATTTCAGAATGGGGACACAACTTCAGACCCGATTACCTGAAGCTTCCTCAATACCAGAAACAGCTCAATATTCCTCAAGTGCTGCTACTGACAGCAACCGCGACGACATCTGTTATTCAAGATATGAAGTCGAAGTTTGAAATTGATGAGGAGCGCGTTGTGGTTACGGGGTTCTATCGTCAAAACCTCGACCTGTCGATTCAACCTTGCGAACAAACCAGCAAGCTAGAAACCTTGTGCAATGTCGTCAACCAAGCTTCTCTCGCTCCGACTATTGTTTATGTCACCCTTCAACAAACAGCAGAGATGGTGGCTCAGCAACTTCGAAACGCTGGCGTTAATGCCGTGGCTTACCATGCGGGTCTTAAGCCTGAAAACCGAGATGCAATTCAACATCAATTCATGAATGATGAAGTGAGCTGTATCGTGGCAACCATTGCGTTTGGTATGGGCGTAGATAAGTCCAACATTCGCCGAGTGATTCACTTTGATTTACCAAAATCGATCGAGAACTACTCACAAGAGATCGGCAGAGCGGGACGAGATGGACAAGCTTCTGAGTGTATATTGCTCGCGAACAAACACGGCTTGAGCACACTAGAGAACTTTGTATTTGGCGATACTCCAGACAACATATCGATCCAGGCAGTATTAAAAGAGATCTACGAAAATCAAAACATTGGCGCTTCTGGTTGGAACCAATGGGAGATCATGCTTAACCAACTATCACGTGAATCCAACATTCGTCAGTTACCGCTAAAAACACTGCTGGTGTATCTCGAAATTGAAGGTGTGATTGAGCCGAAGTACAGCTACTTCGCAGACTACAAATTTAAGTTCATTCGCCCGAAACAGCAAATCACCGAACAGTTCCAAAGTGAACGTCGTCAATTTGTCGAAGCGATTTTCCAATGCTCTCCTCAGGCAAGAGTGTGGTGCCAAGTCGACTTCGATGCGCTTTGGACTCATTTCCAAGCTGATCGTCAGCGCGTGATTGCGGCTATCGACTACTTCAATGAACAAGGTTGGATTGAACTGGAAAGCAAGCAGATCACAGATGTCTATGCGATTCACAATACCTCAGAAGATATGATGCAGCTGTCAGAGCGTCTAACTGAGTTGTTTAAGGTAAAAGAGAACAGTGAAATCAATCGTCTTAATCAGATGCTGAGCTTCTTTGAAGCCGACACCTGCCTAAGCTCGCGCCTTGCAAGTTACTTTGCCGATGATAAGGCGCCAGCAAACTGCGGTCATTGCTCTGTATGTCGAGGAGAAGTGGCAATCTTACCAACCGTTGATGTTGAACCTGTCGATGATGAGACGGTGATGACATGGATACATGAGTTTATTTCGACTAGCCAACAACTGATTACCGACGAGGCAATTACTCGCTTCTTATGTGGAATCGCTACCCCGCTTTCAACCAAACTCAAAGCCAGCAAAATGGTTGGTTACGGCAAGCTAGAGCAGCAACCGTTCAGTGATACCTTAGCGCGAGTTAAACAGCTTCCTAGATAA